One Chanodichthys erythropterus isolate Z2021 chromosome 22, ASM2448905v1, whole genome shotgun sequence DNA window includes the following coding sequences:
- the LOC137012173 gene encoding olfactory receptor 4E2-like, with amino-acid sequence MNTSGPVEYFTLDGLKDRYVLPIFFTVYVSILSGNSMIIYLVRTDPKLNTPMYFFLHNLSFSDIVYTSVTIPKMLSVLLTEVKTISKTGCFVQMYFVLSTGVTGRALLTVMAFDRYVAICNPLRYTTIMTRRLCILLIFASWGFGVIIVLPPAIWATQLPYCGPNIVRHMFCDHSSLVSLACVDTTRNGIFSLTNALIALLSTFLFILISYVCIGKAMRKMSKAQRLKVAATFVSHLIVVCISYVSATFVYISYRVARFDPDVRIVIAVLYSVLTPLLNPIIYSLRNKELQDAMKRAFCRCTVTFKTSRKTVPSVA; translated from the coding sequence ATGAACACCAGTGGGCCTGTGGAATATTTCACCCTCGATGGACTGAAGGACAGATATGTGCTTCCCATTTTCTTCACTGTCTATGTTTCTATTCTGAGTGGAAACAGCATGATCATTTATCTTGTTAGAACCGACCCCAAGCTCAACACTCCTATGTATTTTTTCCTTCATAATTTATCCTTTTCTGATATCGTGTACACATCAGTGACCATTCCCAAAATGCTGTCAGTGTTGCTGACTGAGGTCAAGACCATTTCCAAAACAGGATGCTTTGTACAGATGTACTTTGTTCTCTCAACTGGAGTGACAGGGCGTGCTTTGCTGACCGTGATGGCGTTTGATCGGTACGTAGCAATCTGTAACCCCCTTCGGTACACGACTATCATGACCAGGCGGCTCTGTATTCTATTGATATTTGCTTCTTGGGGTTTTGGGGTCATTATAGTGCTGCCTCCAGCAATTTGGGCGACTCAGCTGCCTTACTGTGGGCCTAATATCGTTAGGCACATGTTCTGTGATCACTCTTCACTAGTGAGTCTTGCCTGTGTTGACACCACCAGGAATGGTATTTTTTCCCTAACAAATGCCCTCATTGCACTTCTCAGTACATTCCTTTTCATCTTAATTTCGTATGTCTGTATTGGCAAAGCTATGAGAAAAATGAGCAAGGCACAGCGGCTCAAAGTTGCGGCCACTTTTGTGTCCCACCTGATAGTGGTGTGTATCTCATATGTTTCAGCCACATTTGTGTATATCTCATATCGAGTTGCTAGATTTGACCCAGATGTTCGCATAGTCATTGCTGTGCTGTACTCTGTGCTCACACCCCTGCTGAACCCCATCATTTACAGCTTGAGGAATAAAGAACTGCAAGATGCAATGAAGAGAGCGTTTTGTAGATGCACTGTTACTTTTAAAACCTCCAGGAAAACAGTTCCTTCTGTTGCTTAG